The proteins below come from a single Mucilaginibacter mali genomic window:
- a CDS encoding aminotransferase class IV yields the protein MKPAFINFNDEILPADTKVMGIANRSYRYGDGLFESMRLMKGQLKFADLHADRLQRGMKALKMDGYSAMDAWFLRDRSETLATRNKCKHGRLRLTVYRESDGLYTPSQNKVGFSLELQPMEEPRYFLNEKGLIMDVFTEVGKPLNYLSNIKSCNSLVYVMAGIYKNQQRLEDVFILNQNKFLCEAGSSNVFVLYKDHLYTPALSEGCVEGVMRQVVINLALKNNIPVTEAQINPEILYEADEVFLTNATKGIQWVMGYGVKRYFNQVSKALMDELNNL from the coding sequence ATGAAGCCCGCATTTATCAACTTTAACGACGAGATCTTACCTGCCGATACCAAAGTAATGGGTATAGCCAACCGCTCATACCGTTACGGGGATGGCTTGTTTGAAAGCATGCGCCTGATGAAGGGCCAGCTAAAATTTGCCGATCTGCACGCCGACCGCTTGCAACGTGGCATGAAGGCCCTGAAGATGGACGGCTATTCGGCCATGGACGCGTGGTTTTTGAGAGATCGTTCCGAAACTTTAGCTACACGTAATAAATGTAAGCACGGGCGTTTGCGCCTTACAGTCTACCGGGAATCGGACGGTTTATATACACCATCGCAAAACAAGGTCGGCTTCTCGCTCGAACTACAGCCAATGGAAGAGCCCCGCTACTTCCTGAACGAGAAGGGCCTGATCATGGATGTATTTACCGAAGTAGGCAAGCCGTTGAATTATTTGTCGAACATAAAATCGTGCAATTCGTTGGTTTACGTGATGGCGGGGATCTACAAAAATCAGCAACGGCTGGAGGATGTGTTTATCCTGAACCAAAATAAGTTTCTGTGCGAGGCCGGCAGCTCCAATGTTTTTGTGCTATATAAAGATCATTTATACACCCCGGCCCTAAGCGAGGGTTGTGTGGAAGGTGTGATGCGGCAGGTAGTCATCAACCTGGCCCTAAAGAATAATATCCCGGTTACCGAAGCACAGATCAACCCCGAAATTTTATACGAAGCTGATGAGGTATTCCTGACCAATGCTACCAAAGGTATACAATGGGTGATGGGATACGGTGTTAAGCGCTACTTTAACCAGGTGAGCAAGGCCCTGATGGATGAACTGAATAACCTATAA
- the fmt gene encoding methionyl-tRNA formyltransferase, with protein sequence MRIVFMGTPEFAVASLEELIASGANIVGVVTAPDKPAGRGKKLSESAVKQYAVAHNIKVLQPEKLKDPTFLEELKALNADLQVVVAFRMLPEVVWNMPEKGTINLHASLLPQYRGAAPINWAIINGEKESGVTTFFLKHDIDTGNILFTEKVTLTGQETAGDLHDRLMNKGAGLLVKTVKAIESGRYTEISQDSIEGVESKHAPKIFKDDCLIDFNQPVEKVYNLIRGLSPVPAAFTTLNGKTLKIFNTVKEETEPGIQPGGFLTDSKTYLKFACQNGFVKVTDLQMEGKKRMDVEAFLRGAGL encoded by the coding sequence ATGAGGATAGTATTTATGGGCACACCCGAATTTGCGGTGGCATCGCTTGAAGAATTGATAGCATCGGGGGCAAATATTGTTGGCGTGGTAACCGCGCCCGATAAGCCAGCCGGCAGGGGTAAAAAATTAAGCGAATCGGCCGTGAAGCAATATGCGGTTGCCCATAATATTAAAGTATTACAACCCGAAAAATTAAAAGATCCCACTTTTTTAGAAGAACTAAAAGCCCTGAATGCCGATCTGCAGGTAGTAGTTGCCTTCCGCATGCTGCCCGAAGTGGTTTGGAATATGCCCGAAAAAGGGACCATCAACCTGCATGCTTCCCTGCTGCCACAATACCGTGGCGCTGCCCCTATCAACTGGGCCATAATTAATGGTGAAAAAGAAAGTGGCGTAACCACCTTTTTCCTGAAGCACGATATTGATACCGGCAACATCCTGTTTACCGAAAAGGTAACCCTTACCGGCCAGGAAACTGCCGGCGATCTGCACGACCGCCTGATGAACAAAGGCGCGGGTTTGCTGGTGAAAACGGTAAAAGCCATAGAAAGTGGCCGTTATACCGAAATCTCGCAGGATAGCATTGAGGGAGTGGAAAGCAAACACGCGCCCAAGATCTTTAAGGATGATTGCCTTATCGATTTTAACCAACCGGTTGAAAAGGTATATAACCTGATCCGCGGGCTAAGCCCGGTTCCTGCCGCCTTTACTACCCTTAATGGCAAAACGCTTAAGATCTTCAACACCGTAAAAGAGGAAACTGAACCCGGCATACAACCCGGCGGCTTTTTAACCGACAGCAAAACCTATCTTAAATTTGCCTGCCAGAACGGCTTTGTAAAAGTAACCGACCTGCAGATGGAAGGCAAAAAGCGCATGGATGTGGAAGCATTTTTGCGTGGGGCGGGCTTATAG
- a CDS encoding exo-beta-N-acetylmuramidase NamZ family protein, which produces MNKNTLIFTAILFCGATVVAQVRPQGNGLQPVIAGGSPSTVTARPAEFSHSMGRDKRNKLKDNSGILTGADQIEAYLPYLQGKRVGMVINQTSVIGKNLAFSVDSLVKLGVDIKKIFGPEHGFRGNAADGGNVGDTVDPKTGIPAISLYGSRNHKPRPDDLKGLDLLIFDMQDVGARFYTYITTLHYVMEACAENNLELMILDRPNPNGYLVDGPILDTAFRSSVGMHPIPISHGMTLGEYAQMINGEGWLKGHIKCKIKVVKVANYTHNMKYQPPINPSPNLSTYQSVLLYPSICLFEGTSLSLGRGTEFPFQVAGSPLLKDKYKFSFTPHSIPGVSDNPPQKDVTCYGIDLRKYNTDIFWKTGKLNLSWIIDLYKVFPDKSKFFTAYFTKLTGSEEMRKQIEAGKTEQEIRLSWEPALSRYKLMRQKYLLYK; this is translated from the coding sequence ATGAATAAAAACACCTTGATTTTTACAGCGATATTATTTTGCGGCGCAACTGTAGTAGCGCAGGTGCGCCCGCAAGGCAACGGGCTGCAACCTGTTATAGCAGGTGGCAGCCCATCAACCGTAACAGCACGCCCTGCAGAGTTTTCCCATTCAATGGGCAGGGACAAACGTAACAAGCTAAAAGATAACTCGGGTATTCTCACCGGCGCTGACCAAATTGAAGCATACCTTCCCTATTTACAAGGCAAGCGGGTGGGGATGGTGATCAACCAAACATCGGTTATTGGCAAAAACCTGGCATTTAGCGTTGACAGCCTGGTGAAACTGGGTGTAGATATTAAAAAGATCTTCGGCCCCGAGCATGGCTTCCGCGGCAATGCTGCCGATGGCGGCAATGTAGGAGATACGGTTGATCCAAAAACCGGCATCCCGGCCATATCATTATATGGCAGCCGCAATCACAAACCCCGTCCCGACGATTTGAAAGGTTTGGACCTGCTGATATTTGATATGCAGGATGTAGGCGCGCGTTTTTATACCTATATCACCACTCTGCACTATGTAATGGAAGCTTGTGCCGAAAATAATTTGGAGCTGATGATACTTGACCGCCCCAACCCTAACGGCTATTTGGTTGATGGCCCGATACTGGATACTGCATTCCGCTCAAGCGTAGGCATGCACCCTATCCCTATCAGCCATGGCATGACCCTGGGCGAATACGCGCAGATGATAAACGGTGAAGGTTGGCTAAAAGGACATATCAAGTGCAAAATAAAGGTGGTAAAAGTGGCCAACTATACACATAATATGAAGTATCAGCCGCCCATTAATCCATCGCCCAATTTAAGCACTTATCAATCGGTACTGCTGTATCCCAGCATTTGCCTGTTCGAAGGCACCTCGCTTAGCCTTGGCCGGGGTACCGAATTTCCATTCCAGGTTGCCGGTAGTCCTTTATTAAAGGATAAATACAAATTCAGCTTTACGCCACACAGCATTCCGGGCGTGAGCGATAACCCGCCGCAAAAAGATGTAACCTGTTATGGCATAGATCTGCGAAAATATAATACCGATATATTCTGGAAAACAGGTAAGTTAAACCTGTCGTGGATTATAGATCTATATAAAGTATTCCCGGATAAATCGAAATTCTTTACTGCTTATTTCACCAAGCTTACAGGTTCGGAAGAAATGCGGAAACAAATAGAAGCCGGCAAAACAGAGCAAGAGATCCGCTTAAGCTGGGAACCGGCCTTAAGCAGGTATAAATTAATGCGGCAAAAGTACTTGCTTTATAAGTAA
- a CDS encoding ABC transporter permease: MSFSRFIAARISFKSKRTFSKLIVRIAIIGMMLGLGVMILSLAIVKGFKQEIKEKVRGFAGDIVVFKYDLNNSYENSPIETDKGFENRVKTKPYITGIMPFATKPGIIKANDEIEGVVLKGVDKSYDWSFFKKNLVEGKVIDFSEPDKAKQQIIISTYTAKRLKLKLGDRFVMYFVQNDLRKRPFKIVGIYDAGVEDVNKLFVVGSLPLIQTLNNWKPDEIGGYELRVRDFENVELYHNLVRDVMPVDLKSNAITESYPTIFGWLQLLDTNTQVILGLMLIVAVINMISALLIMILERTTMIGMLKAMGCTNWKIQKIFLYNALYLIGVGLLLGNILGVGLGWIQHETHLFKLDEASYYMKFVPVQLEWPDVLLLNLGTLIISILVLVIPSTLVSRISPAKSIKFK; encoded by the coding sequence TTGAGTTTTTCAAGGTTCATCGCCGCCCGCATCAGTTTTAAATCCAAACGCACTTTCTCTAAGCTGATTGTGCGCATTGCCATTATTGGCATGATGCTGGGATTGGGCGTAATGATATTATCCTTAGCCATTGTTAAAGGTTTTAAACAGGAAATAAAGGAAAAAGTTCGGGGCTTTGCGGGTGATATTGTGGTTTTTAAATATGATCTGAATAACTCGTACGAGAATTCGCCCATAGAAACCGACAAGGGATTTGAAAACCGTGTAAAAACCAAACCGTACATAACCGGCATTATGCCTTTTGCCACCAAGCCGGGTATTATTAAGGCTAATGATGAAATAGAAGGTGTGGTGCTGAAGGGCGTTGATAAAAGTTACGATTGGTCGTTCTTTAAAAAGAACCTTGTGGAAGGTAAGGTGATCGATTTCAGCGAGCCGGACAAGGCCAAACAACAGATCATCATTTCAACCTATACGGCAAAGCGACTGAAATTAAAACTGGGCGACCGCTTTGTAATGTACTTTGTACAAAACGATCTGCGTAAGCGCCCGTTTAAAATAGTAGGCATTTATGATGCCGGGGTAGAAGATGTGAACAAGCTGTTTGTAGTCGGTAGCCTCCCGCTGATACAAACACTTAACAATTGGAAGCCTGATGAAATTGGCGGCTACGAGTTACGTGTTCGCGATTTTGAAAATGTAGAGTTATATCATAACCTGGTGCGGGATGTGATGCCGGTCGATCTGAAATCGAACGCGATCACCGAAAGTTACCCCACCATTTTCGGCTGGCTGCAATTGCTGGATACCAATACGCAAGTGATCCTGGGATTGATGCTGATCGTCGCGGTTATCAATATGATATCGGCTTTATTAATTATGATACTGGAGCGCACCACCATGATAGGTATGCTGAAAGCTATGGGCTGCACCAACTGGAAAATACAGAAGATATTTTTGTACAATGCGCTATACCTGATAGGGGTGGGGTTGCTGCTTGGTAATATTTTGGGCGTGGGCCTTGGCTGGATACAGCATGAAACCCATCTGTTTAAACTGGATGAAGCGTCGTACTACATGAAGTTTGTGCCGGTACAATTGGAATGGCCGGATGTATTGCTGCTGAACCTGGGCACGCTGATCATATCTATTTTAGTGCTGGTTATTCCATCAACATTGGTAAGCCGCATCTCGCCGGCGAAGTCAATAAAGTTTAAGTAG
- a CDS encoding RNA polymerase sigma factor: MHPPTDTAESELIDRCKQGSLKHQEMLYKHFYGFAMGIARRYCFNPDDVMEVVNDGFIKIFKTVHSYDTGKPFKAWLRTIIVNTAIDRRRKELKHQLNIELDNAAPVKAGTYIIETINARDIIKLMDNLPAIQRTIFNLYEVDGYSHDEIAGMLNIPASSSRVYLTRAKEKLRKLIVAAP, translated from the coding sequence ATGCATCCACCAACGGACACCGCCGAATCTGAACTGATCGACCGGTGTAAACAAGGCAGTCTTAAGCACCAGGAAATGCTTTATAAGCATTTCTATGGCTTTGCCATGGGCATTGCCCGCCGCTACTGCTTTAACCCCGATGATGTGATGGAAGTGGTGAATGATGGTTTTATCAAGATTTTTAAAACGGTGCACAGCTACGATACCGGCAAACCATTTAAGGCCTGGTTACGCACTATTATAGTAAACACCGCGATAGACCGCCGCCGCAAGGAATTGAAGCACCAGTTGAATATTGAACTGGACAACGCCGCCCCGGTTAAAGCGGGCACATATATTATTGAAACGATAAACGCGCGGGATATTATAAAACTGATGGATAACCTGCCCGCCATACAGCGTACCATTTTTAACCTGTATGAAGTAGATGGTTACAGCCACGATGAGATTGCCGGCATGCTGAATATACCTGCAAGTTCATCGCGGGTGTACCTGACAAGGGCAAAGGAGAAATTAAGAAAACTAATAGTTGCAGCGCCATAA
- the mazG gene encoding nucleoside triphosphate pyrophosphohydrolase, translating to MPIIPPDTGLTPTTSFERLLRIMDDLRTNCPWDMKQTMESLRHLTIEETYELSDSILSGDMQEIKKELGDIMLHLVFYARIGSETNDFNITDVLNGICDKLITRHPHIYSDTEVNNEEDVKRNWEKIKLKEGNKSVLGGVPASLPALVKASRIQEKARGIGFDWERKEQVWEKVEEEMQEFRAEFNVENEGDINREKAEGEFGDLLFSLINYARFININPEDALEKTNRKFIKRFQHLETRAHESGKKLQDMTLAEMDVFWNEAKKL from the coding sequence ATGCCTATTATTCCTCCTGATACCGGCCTAACGCCGACTACCTCGTTTGAACGCCTGCTACGCATTATGGACGATCTGCGTACCAATTGCCCATGGGACATGAAGCAAACCATGGAAAGCCTGCGCCACCTCACCATCGAGGAAACCTATGAACTTTCGGACTCCATACTAAGTGGTGATATGCAGGAGATAAAAAAAGAACTGGGCGACATCATGCTGCACCTGGTATTTTATGCCCGCATTGGCTCGGAAACGAACGACTTTAATATTACCGATGTACTTAACGGCATTTGCGATAAACTGATTACCCGGCACCCGCATATTTACAGCGATACTGAAGTGAACAACGAGGAGGATGTGAAGCGCAACTGGGAAAAGATAAAACTGAAAGAAGGTAATAAATCGGTGTTGGGCGGTGTGCCGGCCTCGCTGCCCGCGTTGGTAAAAGCATCGCGCATACAGGAGAAGGCCCGCGGCATTGGCTTCGACTGGGAGCGCAAGGAACAGGTTTGGGAAAAGGTGGAAGAGGAAATGCAGGAGTTTCGTGCCGAATTTAATGTAGAGAATGAAGGCGACATCAATCGTGAGAAAGCTGAAGGAGAGTTTGGCGACCTGCTATTCTCGCTTATTAACTATGCGCGCTTTATCAATATCAACCCCGAAGACGCCCTTGAGAAAACAAACCGAAAGTTTATTAAGCGTTTTCAGCATTTAGAAACCAGGGCGCACGAAAGTGGTAAAAAGCTACAAGATATGACGCTGGCCGAAATGGACGTTTTTTGGAACGAAGCCAAAAAGCTTTAA
- a CDS encoding 3-oxoacid CoA-transferase subunit B produces MLDKQGIAKRIAREIKDGYYVNLGIGIPTLVANYIPNDMDVVLQSENGLLGMGPFPIAGEEDPDVINAGKQTITMLPGSAVFDSAMSFGMIRARKVNLTILGAMEVSENGDIANWKIPGKMVKGMGGAMDLVASAENIIVAMQHVNKAGESKLLPACTLPLTGVNCVKKIVTELAVLDVLPGGGFKLLERAPGISVEEIVKATAGKLIVEGNIPEMVL; encoded by the coding sequence ATGTTAGATAAGCAAGGCATAGCCAAACGTATAGCGCGTGAAATTAAGGATGGATATTACGTTAACCTGGGCATCGGCATCCCTACGCTGGTGGCCAATTATATCCCCAATGATATGGATGTGGTGCTGCAATCAGAGAATGGTTTACTGGGTATGGGGCCCTTCCCCATTGCGGGAGAGGAAGACCCGGATGTAATTAACGCCGGCAAACAGACCATCACTATGCTGCCCGGTTCGGCGGTGTTCGATTCGGCAATGAGCTTTGGGATGATCCGCGCACGGAAAGTTAACCTGACCATTTTAGGGGCCATGGAGGTATCGGAAAACGGCGATATTGCCAACTGGAAGATTCCCGGCAAAATGGTGAAAGGCATGGGCGGCGCGATGGACCTGGTAGCATCGGCCGAGAACATTATTGTAGCGATGCAGCATGTTAACAAGGCTGGTGAGTCGAAGCTGCTCCCCGCCTGTACCCTACCCCTCACTGGTGTTAACTGCGTGAAAAAGATCGTTACCGAACTGGCGGTTTTAGACGTATTGCCCGGTGGTGGTTTTAAACTACTGGAACGCGCACCGGGAATTTCGGTTGAGGAAATTGTAAAAGCTACAGCCGGGAAGTTAATTGTAGAAGGCAATATCCCGGAGATGGTTCTCTAA
- a CDS encoding DNA-directed RNA polymerase subunit omega, giving the protein MTNNIANKPAPASSTITRDLRELDVKTDNIYESIVIVAKRANQISNNIKEELHQKLSEFASSNDNLEEVFENREQIEISKHYERLPKPTLVAIQEFLEDKVYHRNPTKEQL; this is encoded by the coding sequence ATGACAAATAACATTGCAAATAAACCGGCTCCGGCCAGCAGCACCATCACCCGCGACCTGCGCGAGCTGGATGTGAAAACCGATAACATTTACGAATCGATCGTTATCGTGGCTAAAAGGGCCAACCAGATATCTAACAATATCAAAGAAGAATTGCACCAAAAACTATCGGAGTTTGCTTCATCAAACGATAACCTGGAAGAGGTGTTTGAGAACCGCGAGCAGATAGAGATCTCTAAACACTACGAGCGTTTGCCTAAGCCTACACTGGTAGCCATCCAGGAATTTTTGGAGGATAAGGTGTACCACCGCAACCCTACTAAAGAGCAGTTATAA
- a CDS encoding outer membrane protein assembly factor BamD — MFKKLSLGFFSASLAAVLIFAGCKSKFEKLKASNDNLKKYQEAIKYYNKKEYTKALELFDDLSVKYRGRQGAEDMFYYYAYTNYKLKDFTSARYQFKNFAENYQADPRAEECRFMAAYCFYLDSPNYTLDQDNTTKAIEALQLFINLYPKSDRVAEASKLIQDLRDKLEEKSYTNAKLYLTIMDYQSAVIAFGNSLRDYPDTKYAEEMDFLTIKAQYLYAKNSNERRQEERYNQAISFHDQFVEKYPNSKYLKEAASLKKDSENGIKQVQRFMAEAATNVRLARKLAQKDSVKIQVPSEKQQSQKIPN; from the coding sequence ATGTTTAAAAAACTAAGTCTCGGATTTTTTAGCGCGTCGCTTGCTGCTGTTTTGATATTTGCCGGTTGCAAAAGCAAATTTGAAAAGCTGAAGGCCAGTAACGATAACCTGAAAAAATACCAGGAAGCGATCAAATACTATAATAAAAAGGAATACACCAAAGCGCTTGAACTTTTTGACGACCTATCGGTTAAATACCGTGGCCGCCAGGGTGCCGAGGATATGTTTTATTACTATGCTTATACTAACTACAAACTAAAGGACTTTACATCGGCGCGTTACCAGTTTAAAAACTTTGCCGAGAACTACCAGGCTGACCCGCGTGCCGAGGAGTGCCGCTTTATGGCCGCCTATTGCTTTTACCTTGATTCGCCAAACTATACGCTCGATCAGGATAATACAACCAAGGCTATTGAGGCCCTGCAGTTGTTTATTAACCTTTACCCTAAAAGCGACCGTGTAGCCGAGGCCAGCAAACTGATACAGGATTTGCGCGATAAACTGGAGGAGAAATCGTACACCAACGCCAAGTTGTATTTAACTATTATGGATTACCAGTCGGCTGTTATCGCGTTCGGTAACTCGCTGCGCGATTACCCTGATACTAAATATGCTGAGGAGATGGATTTTTTAACTATTAAGGCACAATACCTGTATGCTAAAAACAGCAACGAACGCCGCCAGGAAGAACGTTACAACCAGGCTATTTCTTTTCACGATCAATTTGTAGAGAAGTACCCTAACAGCAAATACCTGAAAGAGGCTGCCAGCCTGAAAAAGGACAGCGAGAACGGTATTAAACAGGTGCAACGCTTTATGGCCGAAGCCGCCACCAACGTCCGCCTGGCCCGCAAGCTTGCACAAAAGGACAGTGTAAAAATACAGGTGCCATCAGAAAAACAACAAAGCCAAAAAATACCAAACTAA
- a CDS encoding M23 family metallopeptidase, whose amino-acid sequence MRKVLLLITVLLTANILFAQNIQSVCIKINELNDNILLGNIKKQQAIAPFKALMAELNRLIKTKQLDNAWVFPLQGYKPSAIGGTNGNGYSDRGYNYFDGNKHAAHPAHDIFIRDKNQDDIDDKTLQPVNVLAMADGIVLACRSNWDEKSDLRGGRYIWIYHPQLNIISYYAHNREIFVKPGDEVKGGQKIAEVGRTGFNAFKKRSPTHLHFGTYHLQNGLPIPFNAYNQLIKAQIK is encoded by the coding sequence ATGCGGAAAGTGCTGCTCCTTATCACCGTTCTGTTAACTGCGAATATTCTTTTTGCGCAGAACATCCAATCAGTTTGCATAAAGATCAACGAGTTGAATGATAACATCCTTTTAGGGAATATAAAAAAGCAACAGGCAATAGCGCCTTTTAAGGCCTTAATGGCAGAACTAAACCGGCTTATAAAAACTAAACAATTGGATAATGCCTGGGTATTCCCATTGCAAGGTTATAAGCCCAGCGCTATCGGCGGCACAAACGGCAATGGCTATAGCGATAGGGGATACAATTACTTCGACGGTAATAAGCACGCCGCCCATCCGGCGCACGATATTTTTATCCGCGATAAGAATCAGGACGATATTGACGATAAAACCCTGCAGCCTGTAAACGTTTTAGCAATGGCTGACGGCATTGTACTGGCCTGCCGGAGTAACTGGGATGAAAAAAGCGATCTGCGGGGTGGTCGCTACATCTGGATCTATCATCCGCAGCTAAATATCATCAGCTATTACGCGCATAACCGTGAGATATTTGTAAAGCCTGGCGATGAAGTTAAGGGGGGCCAAAAGATTGCAGAAGTTGGCCGTACAGGTTTTAATGCCTTTAAAAAACGTTCACCAACGCATTTGCATTTCGGTACTTATCACCTGCAAAATGGTTTACCTATACCTTTTAATGCCTATAACCAACTTATTAAAGCGCAAATCAAATGA
- a CDS encoding DUF4846 domain-containing protein: MKTLTIFLLAFFVSASIPADDVNTRFKVPAGYGIITNIGFGKWLGQLSLKPAGTHTQTYKGDIARTDAYTAAVIDMSVGKQDLQQCADAVMRLRAEYLFHQKRYDAIAFNFTSGFRCDYVHYANGYRYSRDKWVKTATKDYSYAAFMRYMNLVFSYAGTLSLEKELIKVNNEKDLRAGDVFIHGGSPGHCFIVLAVAENVAHERKFLMAQSFMPAQNIQVLQADGNPWFSMAQTARIPYGELVDLKYLRRFKD, from the coding sequence ATGAAAACGTTGACCATATTCCTTTTAGCATTCTTTGTTTCGGCCAGCATTCCCGCGGATGATGTTAATACACGGTTTAAAGTCCCGGCGGGGTATGGTATCATAACTAACATTGGTTTTGGGAAATGGCTTGGTCAACTATCTTTAAAACCTGCAGGCACGCATACGCAAACATATAAGGGAGATATTGCACGCACCGATGCCTATACCGCCGCGGTAATTGATATGAGTGTTGGCAAACAGGACCTGCAGCAATGTGCCGATGCCGTAATGCGCCTGCGCGCTGAATATCTGTTTCATCAAAAACGGTATGATGCGATTGCTTTTAATTTTACCAGCGGTTTCCGATGCGATTATGTACATTATGCCAATGGTTACCGCTACAGCCGCGATAAATGGGTAAAAACTGCCACCAAGGATTATTCGTATGCGGCTTTTATGCGTTATATGAACCTGGTATTCTCGTACGCCGGGACTTTATCGCTTGAAAAAGAGTTGATAAAAGTTAACAATGAGAAAGATCTGCGCGCCGGCGATGTATTTATTCACGGTGGCTCGCCCGGGCACTGCTTTATTGTGCTGGCTGTGGCAGAAAACGTAGCGCATGAAAGGAAATTCCTGATGGCACAAAGCTTTATGCCCGCGCAAAATATACAGGTACTACAGGCTGATGGGAATCCGTGGTTTAGTATGGCGCAGACAGCTCGGATACCTTACGGAGAACTGGTTGATCTAAAATATCTTCGCCGGTTTAAAGATTGA
- a CDS encoding aldo/keto reductase, which yields MKYKLLGRSGLKVSELCLGTMGFGTDNGWGADAATSFDIMDEFAGAGGNFLDTANVYQKGTSERIIGDYLANQDRDYFVLATKYTLKDNQTNPNASGNNRKNMMRSVEESLKRLKTDFIDVLYLHIWDDITPIDEVLRGLDDLIRQGKVTYAAISDTPAWMVAKGNTLAELMGWSQFIALQVEYSLLQRTPERELIPMAKHFGMTVTPWAPLGGGALTGKYLKGDTGRVKPESNRRNENSERITKVVMEVADELGVSAGNVALQWMRQQGFSCIPIVGATKLSQLKDNLKTTSLILSDEHLKKIDEASAVPLGFPGDFFKEENVRINSFGGFYDRVEKRS from the coding sequence ATGAAATACAAATTGCTGGGCCGCTCGGGCCTTAAAGTATCCGAACTTTGTTTAGGCACCATGGGCTTTGGCACCGATAATGGCTGGGGCGCCGATGCCGCTACCAGTTTTGATATTATGGATGAGTTTGCCGGCGCGGGCGGAAACTTCCTTGATACAGCCAATGTTTACCAGAAAGGCACCAGCGAGCGGATAATAGGCGATTATCTGGCAAATCAAGACCGTGATTATTTTGTGCTGGCCACCAAGTATACCCTGAAGGATAACCAAACCAACCCCAATGCATCGGGCAATAACCGCAAAAATATGATGCGCAGCGTAGAGGAGAGCCTGAAGCGCTTGAAAACCGATTTTATTGATGTACTCTATCTGCATATTTGGGATGATATTACTCCAATTGATGAAGTACTGCGTGGCCTGGACGACCTGATACGACAGGGCAAAGTAACTTACGCCGCCATTAGCGATACCCCAGCCTGGATGGTGGCCAAAGGCAATACCCTTGCCGAACTAATGGGCTGGAGCCAGTTTATTGCCCTGCAGGTTGAATATAGCCTGCTGCAACGCACCCCCGAGCGCGAACTGATCCCCATGGCCAAACACTTCGGGATGACAGTTACGCCATGGGCCCCGCTTGGAGGAGGTGCATTAACCGGTAAATATTTAAAGGGCGATACCGGCCGCGTAAAACCCGAAAGTAATCGCCGTAATGAAAACAGCGAACGCATTACTAAAGTGGTGATGGAAGTAGCCGATGAACTGGGCGTATCGGCCGGCAATGTGGCTTTGCAATGGATGCGTCAGCAGGGCTTTTCGTGCATCCCCATTGTTGGCGCTACCAAACTAAGCCAGTTGAAAGATAACTTAAAAACTACTTCTTTAATATTAAGCGATGAGCATCTTAAAAAGATCGACGAAGCAAGTGCTGTACCGCTCGGCTTCCCCGGCGATTTTTTTAAAGAAGAAAACGTAAGAATAAACTCCTTTGGGGGATTTTATGATCGCGTGGAGAAACGGTCCTGA